gtctctgcctctctgtgtctcacatgaataaataaaatctttaaaacgaaAAAGCTTTCTTTATCCAAAGGCAGTATGAATTTTGTTAGATCCACTCTTCTGCACATTATTAGGGGTTAAGGTTTCGAGAGGACAACTCTGGACAGGACCTCAACAATACCATGTCTTCTTTGGTAACCTCTTCAAGgcatcttttatttccttgttccTCAGACTGTAAATCAAGGGATTCAACATGGGAATAACCACAGTGTAGAATACTGATGCAAATCTGTCAAAGCTGGAGGAACCACCAGAGCTGGAACTCAAATAGACAAAGATACCTGAGGTATAGAAGAGAGAAACTGCTGTCAGATGAGAAGCACAGGTGTTGAAAGCTTTGGATCTGCCTTTAGCTGAAGTGATTTTCATGATGGACATGACAATAAAGCCATAAGATATCATAATAATAAAGGCATTTATTATCCCAAAGATCATTGTTAATATAGCAGTCAAGAGGTTTACAAACATAGTGTCAGTGCAGGACAGGACTAATAGTTGGGGCATGTCACAGAAGAAGTGATTGATGACATTCAGCCCACAGAAATGAAGCTGAAACATGGCACACAACTGGGATATAGAAGCAGAGAGTGCAGCCAGATAGGATCCCAGCACCATCTGAATACAGAGTGTGGGTGACATGACTGATGAATAGAGAAGTGGATTACAAATGGCAGTGTATCGGTCATAAGCCATGGCTGTCATGAGACAAGACTCACTCAGTCCCATGGTTGAAAAGACAAAGTACTGAACGGCACAACCCACAAAGGTGATGGTTTGCTGCTCTTGGAAAAAGTTGGAGAGCATCTTGGGAGCTGTAGAGGTCACATAGCAGACATCTATGAAGGACAGATTactgaggaagaagtacatgggcaTGTGGAGGTGAGAGTCCATCCTTATTAAGATGATGAGGCCCAGGTTCCAAGTCAGAGTCAAAATGTAAATCAGCAGGAATACAGCAAAGAGCACTGCTAGGATTCTGGGGAAATCAGAGAAGCCCAAAAGGATGAAATAAGTGATCTCTGTAGTATTTCCTCCCCCAGTCATTGCTTGGTGcttctaaaatcagaaaagagagaagagaaggcacTGCTGACCCAGGTGAAATGACATTACATTGTAATTATGATTACAATCTCATATGTGCCATAGTTTCCTTCCATGGAATGCCTCACTGACCTGATGAAAAGATCCAGTTTTTCATCTCAAATTGTCAAGAAgtgcctctttgtttttttttatttttattatttttaagatatttatttatttatttatttgagagacagagactgagagtgtgggtgagagggagtgagagaatctgcAGCAGACTCCGCacagaacacagagcccaatgtgggacttgatcccacaaccaggagaccatgatctgagtcaaaacaGAGAGTCAAATACTCAATGAAcagagtcacccaagcaccccaagaagTGCCTTTTAAAAGTGCTTCAGTTTCCCAATTATTCCATGAGGTCTATGATAAttaagagatatttaaaaattgattgaCAAGTTTGAAAAAATGGCTATAGAAatccttatatataaaataagaatcatTGATTAAAACatggagtttttaaatttaaattcaattagccaacatatagtacaacatttgtaaaataatacatttttaatctatttaatttttaaaaacattttatttatttattctcaagagacacagagagtggcagagacataggtagagggagaggtaggctccccatgggaagactgatgcagcactcaatcccaggaccctaggatcacagcctgagccaaaggcagacgctcgaccaccaagccactcagggatccctaaaattatacattttttaaaaagattttattcatttattcatgagagacagagaggcagaaacagaggcagagggagaagcaggctccccatggggaacccgatgcagaatttgatcccgggaccacgggatcacgccctgagccaaaggcagacactcaactgctcagccaccctggcgtccctaaaataatacatttttaaaagacctctGATAATTCAATATATAACTGGAGTTCTATAATAGCAAAGCATAAGTGGCATCATTATAGAATAAATTTAGGATACCTTCTTCTCTACCAGATGGTCACCTAGATAGACTTCTTAAATTTCTTATcttacagatgcagtgaaacactggaacacctgcaccccaatatttatagcagcaatgtccacaatagccaagctggaaggagcctcggtgtccttcaaaagatgaatggataaagaagatgtggtaaatgcatacaatggaatattactcagccatcagaaatgacaagtacccaccatttgcttcaacgtggatggatccggagggtattatgctgagtgaaataagtcaattggaggacaaacattatatggtctcattcatttggggaatataaaaattaatgaaagggaataaagggaaaggagagaaaatgagtgaaaatatcagtgagggtgacaaaacatgagagacacctaactctgggaaacgaacaaggggtagtggaaagggaggtgggcgggaggttggagtgactgggtgatgggcactgaggggggcacttggcgggatgagcactgggttttatgctatatgttgacaaactgaactccaattaaaaagaagagagagagtaaatgtcatgggataatgaaaaaaaaagaacatttgtagTAGAAGGGCCATTAGAGagtttctctaataaataacatAACTTTACAAATTATGTATGGAGATTCAGGCCTTCTATAAAATGACATGATGAATTAATGTTGGAGCTAGAATCTGTACCTAAATCTTCACAATCCCATTTCAAAATTATGTGAATTTATAAATTCCCTTCCATTTATAATTGACTTCTAGAATATGTCCACATTCAAATTTTTTTATCCTGGTCAGTGGTTCACATCCTAATGAGCTAATAAATTGGATGGCCAAACTCAAATCTGCTTTTGGACCAGCTAATTTTAACTAAGCACCGCATAGTCCTGTGCATTGGTAAGTGGACCACTTTGCAGCACCATAATGATCTCTGTGCATGTTGTTTCCAACCACGTAGATAAACATGTGAAGGATGTCTAAGGAAATGAATGGATTATGAGATCAGTTCCTAAAAACTACACAAAGACTTTCAGTGTGTTAAAAAGGATGTAGTGAAAGAAATAAGGAGAGGTTAATTAATTTGTCTAATCAGGAAAGTATGTACATATCTACTTGGATAAAGAGTTGGACTAGATgacttttaatgtcttttatacTTGGGAATAAACCATGAAACCTGACTAATTGTCTATTGGTTGCATTAGTTTTTATTGCTCCATTACTTATAAACTTAGTGGcctaaaacaacataaatattatttcacagtttcacAATTAGGAGTCCAGGTATGAAATAGCTTAGTTTAGGTCTCagttaaaatcaaggtgttagctgGGGCTATAATCCCATGTAAGGTTTGGAGGCCCCTTCAAACTACATTCAGGCTGAgagcagaattcagttccttgctgTTGTAGACAGTGGTCTTCAGCTCCCAAAGACTGTCTCTCTCCACATGTAGTTCACATCATGGCTGAAGAGCCCCTCTCATTTCTCCTATCTCTAATCTCTagactctcctttttttaaataaatgccttaCCTTATTAGGTCAGGTCTACCTTGGATGATCTTTATAATGAACTTAAAGTAAACCATTGGGCACTTGACTACATATGCAAAAtcccttcatttatttccaaGTAACATAAGCTACTTACAGGAGTGATATCATATTAGTAGGTCCTTTCCCATTCAAGGGGGATGTACAGGGTCTTTACGCACCAGGGTGTGGGAATCTTGAGGGTCATTTTAGAATTCTGCTGACCACACTGGGAAACACTagagtcttactttttttttttcttttaaacattttgtttgtttattcatgagagacacagagagagaggcagaaacatgggcagagggagaagcaggctcctcactgagcagggagcccgatggaggcaggatttgggactccatccgggaccccaggatcacgatctgagccaaaagcagacacttagccactgagccacccaggcaccccatagagTACTATATTTctgttaaatattgaaaatagcaGACATTTTATCCAGAAGAACATATTTTCCCAGTTTAATTTGTAAGTTTTTATCGTcgtcaaataatttttaaatgatatatttttctttatatgaaatTAAGACACAGTCTCTaattcagaaatggaaaaaaaagccCTGCAGCCAAATTAAATGAGCTGGGGTCCATCCACTTTGGGCTAGCTTGTCTGAAGTATTAGTTAAGGCTTTGGGGACGGCCTTTTCAATTCCAGTTAAGACACATAAAAGATcctctcagttaaaaaaaaaaaatcacatgactCCTAAATTGTACTAGTAATGAAACAATAACAGTCTATTTTAtcctgaaaaatagaaatgataataaaatacatgtggaagaaatagattttactttttccccCTAAAACGCCATTCTGTGATTTATTAACATTCATCCTATTTTTGGTCAGTGTCTATATGTGCTGGTGCATTTTTCTGTACTCTcaggagtttttttttccctcttttgataTCCCTTTATAAAACTATTACTAACACTTTATCATATGGTTGGTATATGATTCGTTGTGGGCATCTGAAGTTAGGTTCTAGTGTGGAGAATTTGCTACTTCCTGGGTTAGTTTCTAGTTCTCGACTCTATTGAACACATTGGCTAATAGTAAAAAATTAGTTATTTGTCAGGAAGCAATCTGCTGCAGATGCCTTACTTCAATAGCCAAATTGTATTTGCCCGTAAGCTTGACATGAattatttagttatatttatGAAAAGTCCTTAATAAAACTACGAAAGcatagaaaaaaattggacataagacctgaatagacattcttccatAAGGACATCCAATGGCCAAAGGTGTATGAAAAGgtgcccaacatcactcatcaccaggggaATGCAATGAAATAtcaactcacacctgtcagaatagctatcACCAAAAATATGAGATAACACATGCTGAGGAAGATGTGGAGAATAGAGAACCCTTTACACTGccatggaaatgtaaattggtacagtcactatggaaaacagtatggagatcttcaaaaaattaaaaatagatgtacaaattatccagcaattccacttctgggtatatatccacaGAAAATGACATTAGTGTCCTGGAGAAATATTTGCACCCCATGCTTGTTGCAGCATTGTATACGATAAACCAAGACATTGAAATAACATAAgtgttcatcaaaagatgaatggaaaaagaaatcattatacatataactatattatatatattatttattaatataaatattatagggtagcccgggtggctcagcatttagtgccaccttcagcccagggcctgatcctggagaccggggatcgagtcccgcattaggctccctgcatggagcctgcttctccctctgcctgtgtctctgcctctctctctctccctctttgtgtctctcataaataaataaaaagataaataaataaaaaagattttataaaaaatatatattcaatattatatAGATGAATATAATttaggcatgaaaaaaaaaggaaattctggcatCTGTGACAACCTGGATAGTCCTTGGAgcactatgctaagtgagatCAGTTAGACcaagaaagacaaacatcatatgatctcactatgtgtgaaatctaaaaaaactgAACTCATTGAAACAGAGATCAGATTTATGGTTGCCCGAGGCAGAGGGTAGGGGATGGGGGAATTGGGTGTGGTCaacacttccagttataagaaaTGAGCTCTGGAAGTGTAATGTGCAACACGATGACTAGAGTTAAAAATACTATAGTGTgtgtttgaaagttgctgagagagtagatctcAAAAGTTCATATCACAAGAAAGAAACTGCAAAGTGATGAATGTTAACTAATCttctgtggtaatcattttgtaaatatatacatatatcagatCATTATATTGTACTCCTCAAATGTATACAATGtattatatcaattatatctcaataaagtgggaaaaaaagagttttaattcTAATACCATCTCACTCTAAGAACTTGTTCCAGTGGCTTAAACACATTAGATATTATTTACTCATAAAGGGAGGACAGTAAGGACCCCTGAACTATAAGCTTTATAAGACAGTTATCTGAGGAAATTCATGCACATGTTGAGCATGCAATCAAATACACATTAATTGTTCGATACATATTGGGTATTACTATCATTGATTGCTTAACATAACCATGAATGGCAGCTGTGCCTGTGGAGGGGCATGCCAGGGATACTAGAGTTTTATGGGTTAATTTGGGAAAATTTCTGAGACATCATCAGTCCTGTAGACAGTCAGGCAGCCTTGCCTCTAGGCAATATATACTCAGACCTTATGTAGAAGCAAGTCAGAGCACCTGGGttaattattacattttcttgAGTTAAACCaggtaaattattttctatttagttttATTGAGTTCAAATAGATTTGGTCAAATGACAACTAGCATCAAGCTATTATTATGGGCCTTGATGTCAAGAATGTGTCAAAGTATACCTTTTCAGTAACTAACTGCTACAAAGGTATATTTCGTATTTTTGGATGATATAGTTAGCATGCTAGAACTAACAGATTTGTAATGGATACCACCTACTGGCTGCACTACATACCCAAACTGTCCTTGCTTGAGATGAAATAATAAGTTAAGAACAGCCAAAAATTGTGGGtaaaaatcaagaattaaaaaGGACTTGAACTTTCAGATACTAAAAAGTATTATAAACATGGATAATTCATTATTcttataaaaacagacatatcaaaagaacaaataaatatttaagaataaatttaaataggggaacctgggtgactcagtggttgagcatctgccgttggctcaggttgtgatcccggggtcctgggatggagtcccgcatcaggctcctcagagggagcctgcttctccttctgcctatgtttctgtctctctctgtctcttatgaataaataaaaatctttaaaaaaagaataaatttaaatattggtaaaattttaacatatgataaaattagtatttttttcaaatttggaaagtaggttttctttttctgtttttgaactaacatttatttttattgctctcctattttattaagtaatctctacacctaacatacAACTCAGACACCCAACCCCAACACCAAGAGATTTACACTTTActaatgagccagccaggtgccccacaaaattaatatgttaaattGATAGAGAAAGGATAAACTCTACCATTAATGATCTGTGAGACCTGGCTCACTATacataaaaagaatcaaagaatgagggcagccctggtggcgcagcggtttaacactgcctacagcccagggcatgatcctggagacctgcgattgagtcccacgtcgggcctcagtatgatgcctgcttctccctctgcctgtgtctctgcctctctctctctgtctctatgaacaaataaataaataatcttttttaaaaaagaatcaatgaatgaatgaatgaatattcatATAATCTTGGTATGGGaaagaaatttttgaaatctaacaccaaaaccaaaaactctgagaaaaaaaaatatgacaatttAGAACTTGCTTATGGTTGAAAAACCCATTacataaaatacttttcaaatacaactgataaactgagaaaaacattcagaaaatataaaaaagacaatatgGATATGACTTCACTATAAAAAAACATTAATCAGGAGGGATGGGCATTCACATATACTGCTTATGAGTGTGCACAAAATAGTTCTACCGTTCTGTAGAAAAGAAATCGCTTTATATAAtatctttgtctctgtctctcactctcacacacacacaagacaatTACAAATCTCAAGTGTAATGACTGGCATGCCTTTGATTTCCTTCTTCAAACATCTCCATATTTGATCAATTTCTGACAACTCCTATATTTATAGGAAGAAAAAGTTGTTAAGATATATAAATCCTCCATAGTAAGCACAGAGTGAGATGGAAAGCGAGAGAGAAGGGGACATAAAGGGGAGAGACAATGACAGACTAAACAGACTCTCAGAATTTCCTGGCTTCTACCAGTGTCTGTGTCACCCTTAGCAAGTTATTAGCCCCTCTGTGACTTAGTTGCCTCATCTATAAATGGGGCTGGTAGTGCTTACTACTATCAGAAGGTGGCTGCAAGGATTGAATGATGTAAAAAGATTAAAACagtaagggctcaataaatgttagccttTATCATCCCCATTATTATCcctttctttcaagaaaaataaggcaaactAATGCGGAAATATCAAAGAGCTCCGCACATAATTATCTTCTAAATTAGATGGTCTCTAAGCCTAGAGACAAAAATATAGTTAATCAATGACTATTTCTGTCTTGTATTATTCTGTTATCTCCCAGTCAGCTGGAGTGTAAAGCCTTGATGCCACTTTTTATgcgtcaccaccaccaccaccttgagCTGATGATGGTATATACAGACACAGTCTAGTGGAAAGGTTTCACTACTTAATGAAAACATAGTGTATACTAATATTTGCATTGCcaagtaaataaatgttgaataaatgattctTTCACTGACTTTTGGATGCAAAACTAAAATGATCTTATTTCAATTATGGTTTTATGAACTTGGAAATCTTTCTGTTGACTCCTAAAGTGTTGCCAATATAATACCCCCCCTTATTTTCTCCAAGATGAGTTAGACTCAgagaaaattttttgaaaatataaactctCGTGCACAACATCCCCCAATATACTGACATAATCAATCAATTCAGTGAAAATAAGCCAAGAGTCTGATTAATCActtgcagtaaaactcttcagtTTCTTCTTACATTCTGGTGACAAAGGCAGCCAGAGGTAAAGGTTTTTTATGTAACTCATCACTCCCAAAAATATAAGGAATTGGTGATTGTTTTACTAATTTGTGATAAACTATATCTTGTTAAACTTTGGTAAGCTATAGGAAAAGGGGGGAAATTCACTCCCTGGTTAAGTTTTTGCATGTGTTGACCATTTTCCaagacaatttaaagaaaaagtgactGATGTAAATATTAATTGGAGATTTCTACTATTTGCATCTAGCTAATCAAAACCTTTACAATTCTGACTACCAAGGATATGGCCGGTTAGTGAGGTTGGACAGAGTAAAAAATCAGGTAAAGAAAAGCTAAGATGTTGCAATGAAGAACAATGTGAGTAAAGAAAAGGTTAAAAGAGGCAGACCGGCAATGCCTTGAAGTGAGGTATCTCCAATATCTGTGTTATGCACACTAGTGCCTCCAGACCCCCAGAGTCTCCAGAGATCACCATGGAGAATCATTTGACGTATTTAAAAAGGCCAATGGAATTGTACATGAGTACTTTCTAATATTATTTAGTAACTAACTTATCTTTTGCTGCTCAGAAATTATTAATCAAGGCTATATATTAACATGGaaatctaattaattaattaattaattattataacaGACtccataaacaaaagaaaattcaaaaacgTCCTTGGGATGGATACAGTTGGAAAATCTAGACAAGAATGTGGGATCTAGGAAACTCCCTTTAAGTCagtaaatcattatttttaattcagtgcTCAATtattcaattctaaaatttgttaGGCTTTATAAACATTGTCTCATTAGATTCTAAATAATCCCATTatccctcattttacaggtgaaaaaaacAGAAGGTAATGGAGCTCAAGATCACACCCTTAAGAAATTATAGAACTAGAACTCAACATTCATCCCTCACCCCAGAATAATCCCTGAAATTTTAGATTAGAGATCATCTTCTCAATGAAGGTCAGAGAAGTTGGGTAAGGAGCAAGAGAACCCAAGGAAGAGCCCACAGTGGAGAGTGTGGGAGTGAGAAAGAGGTGAAGAATGAGAGAGACTGTGGACAATAAACCTTGCTCCACACAGGTCCTACTGGAAGAATCACATGGCTATTAAGATAACAGAATCCACTGTTCTCATTAAATCTTGCCCTCTCACCTGACCCAGAATCCCCAAGAAGACAGAGGTCTTGCCAAAGGCTGaaattgcttctttcttttccaaaagaaTTTTCCAGGTAGGCCCTATTGTTCTCCAAGATGGGAGCCTTTGGCCATCAAACTGGCTATCCACTCAGAGCAAGAGAGATGCCCACAACTGAGATCCTCTTAAATGTGTTATTGTTGAGGGCACAGGTAAGAGGAGAAAAGACAATTAGAGGGAACAAACCCTCTAGATATTTGTCCTCTGGAGTCATGGTTGTCATGGAGTATTTGTCCTGCTAATTCCATGCCCCACTTTGCCATGTCCCTTCTGGATCCATTCCACACTTTCTCCATAGTCCAATCATGTTTTCATAATTATAGCTTTTCTATTAGAAACTTAAAAGTCTTTAGGGCTGGAAAGAACCTAGGGATCATCTAGTCCAACATCTTCAATTACCAGGTGAGGAACCTAAAGCCAGGGGAGCTAAAAGATTTGCCCAAGATGACACTGGTAAAACACTAGCCGGTAAAataccttaattaaaataaattagatatgTGAACAATTCCCTGTATACAAAGCTCTTGAATTTtaggtatatacatacatacattttctcaAATATCTGACCATGTATTTGGTCATATCTGAccatatgtatacaatggactattctcagccattagaaacaacaaatacccaccatttgcttcaacactgatgaaactggagggtattatgctgagtgaagtaagtcaatctgagaaagacaaacattatgtggtctcattcatttggggaatataaaaaatagtgaaagggaataaaggggaaaggagaaaaaatgagtgggaaatatcggaaagggagacagaacatgaagactcctaactctgggaaacgaactaggagtggtggaaggggaggtgggcggggcgtgggggtgactgggtggcgggcactgaggtgggcacttgacgggatgagcactgagtgttattctatatgttggcaaattgaacaccaataaaaaataaatttataaaaaaaagtatgtgacCAGATCCAATCAACACAGCTGCCTGTGAGGCAGACATCGCATTATTTCCTATGCATAAGTGAGGAAGTTGAGGCAAAGAGGGACAACAATAAAACTAATTCATGACAGAGCCATGATTTATCAGGGCAACATCCTGGGACATTGGTAGCAACCAATCTGGGTACAATTCTGACCCTTCCACTTGGTGACTTgcgtgtgaccttgaacaaattaacctctcccagcctcaggaTTATCATCAAATGGGGTGACAGTAGTAGCTACTTCATAGAGTAGGTCTTCACAGAGAGAAACAAACTGGGTAATGCTTTTAAAGCACTTACCAGGGGATATAGTACAAGCACACCTTCTGTTAATAGTAGGTGTACTTTCTATGTTCTGATTTGGAGTTCTTGCCAACATTTTATGCTGCATTACTAATCCTTCACTAAAAATATCTACTTAGCATCATTCCCACAAGcatttttgctcatttgtttcttgtaCTTTAGAAATGAAACTCATCTACCCTGCCAGTTACTAGAGATACAGGGATGTTTTAGATAAGGTCTCATCCTTGGTTTGACCTATTTCAACTATTCTCACTTCTAGGGAGAAAGGGGTGGGTGGGCAGTGAGTTAA
This is a stretch of genomic DNA from Canis aureus isolate CA01 chromosome 21, VMU_Caureus_v.1.0, whole genome shotgun sequence. It encodes these proteins:
- the LOC144293412 gene encoding olfactory receptor 5AN1-like; protein product: MTGGGNTTEITYFILLGFSDFPRILAVLFAVFLLIYILTLTWNLGLIILIRMDSHLHMPMYFFLSNLSFIDVCYVTSTAPKMLSNFFQEQQTITFVGCAVQYFVFSTMGLSESCLMTAMAYDRYTAICNPLLYSSVMSPTLCIQMVLGSYLAALSASISQLCAMFQLHFCGLNVINHFFCDMPQLLVLSCTDTMFVNLLTAILTMIFGIINAFIIMISYGFIVMSIMKITSAKGRSKAFNTCASHLTAVSLFYTSGIFVYLSSSSGGSSSFDRFASVFYTVVIPMLNPLIYSLRNKEIKDALKRLPKKTWYC